The Hyalangium gracile genome contains a region encoding:
- a CDS encoding DUF1501 domain-containing protein, with translation MPLSRRSLLKSAGLSLLGLTTLPPFLARAAEALPTGRRKVLITLFLRGGADGLSLVPPVGDPSYFRLRPNLALGAPGSGEDAALRLDDTFGLHPGLAPLLPWWRDGALAAVHAVGLPQPVRSHFDAQDFVESGTPGVKSTRDGYLNRAVAALPQGPSPSAFRAVALQPTLPRALAGDAPALALESLERFRLRSPGRAGAVSFDSLYAAAVDEALRTTGVETTSALSLVADRRLSEQPPNHGATYPRSPLGRRLQDLARLIHADVGLQLAATESGGWDTHILQGRERGPFAQRAKELGESLAAFATDLGPRLEDILVVVLTEFGRTARENGNRGTDHGTGGVVLLLGGKVRGGRVHGPWRGLEEPYLLDGRDVPSLTDIRAVLAEALVTHCGLTTLEPIFPGLGARPSLLGLLGG, from the coding sequence ATGCCCCTCTCCCGCCGCTCCCTGCTGAAGTCCGCCGGCCTCTCCCTGCTGGGACTGACCACCCTCCCCCCCTTCCTCGCCCGCGCCGCCGAGGCGCTCCCCACCGGCCGCCGCAAGGTCCTCATCACCCTCTTCCTGCGCGGCGGAGCGGATGGCCTGTCCCTCGTTCCACCCGTGGGCGATCCGAGCTACTTCCGCCTGCGCCCCAACCTCGCGCTCGGCGCCCCCGGCTCCGGTGAGGACGCGGCGCTCCGACTGGATGACACCTTCGGCCTCCACCCGGGCCTCGCTCCCCTGCTGCCCTGGTGGCGCGATGGCGCTCTCGCCGCCGTCCACGCCGTGGGGCTGCCCCAGCCCGTGCGCAGCCACTTCGATGCCCAGGACTTCGTCGAGTCCGGCACCCCAGGCGTGAAGTCCACCCGCGACGGCTACCTCAACCGCGCCGTGGCCGCCCTGCCCCAAGGCCCCTCCCCCAGCGCCTTCCGCGCCGTGGCCCTGCAGCCCACCCTCCCGCGCGCCCTGGCCGGAGACGCCCCCGCCCTCGCCCTGGAGTCCCTGGAGCGCTTCCGCCTCCGCTCGCCCGGCCGCGCCGGCGCCGTCAGCTTCGACTCGCTCTACGCCGCCGCCGTGGACGAGGCCCTGCGCACCACCGGCGTGGAGACCACCTCCGCCCTCTCCCTCGTGGCCGACAGGCGCCTGTCCGAGCAGCCTCCAAACCACGGCGCCACCTACCCCCGCTCCCCCCTGGGCCGCCGCCTGCAGGACCTGGCCCGCCTCATCCACGCGGACGTGGGCCTCCAGCTCGCTGCCACCGAGTCCGGCGGCTGGGACACCCACATCCTCCAGGGCCGCGAGCGCGGCCCCTTCGCCCAGCGCGCGAAGGAGCTCGGCGAGAGCCTGGCCGCCTTCGCCACGGACCTGGGCCCTCGGCTCGAGGACATCCTCGTCGTCGTCCTCACCGAGTTCGGCCGCACCGCCCGTGAGAACGGCAACCGCGGCACGGATCACGGCACCGGCGGCGTGGTGCTCCTGCTGGGCGGAAAGGTGCGCGGCGGACGCGTGCACGGCCCCTGGAGGGGTCTGGAAGAACCCTACCTGTTGGATGGGAGAGACGTGCCCTCCCTCACGGACATCCGGGCCGTCCTCGCAGAGGCCCTGGTGACGCACTGCGGCCTGACCACGCTGGAGCCCATCTTTCCAGGGCTTGGCGCGCGTCCCTCCCTCCTCGGTCTCTTGGGCGGCTGA
- a CDS encoding DUF1800 domain-containing protein, giving the protein MDVNARRTALWCLVALLAVGCASTSKPASASSAPTVPVLTLPDTGWSEDRRALHALRRLAYGPSPRDWEEVRRVGVARWLSQQLHPESIPDDAVAARLEPLSTLRLSTEDLMTRYPPLRQQARELGVPLDTPEDRRELTAMLGADALPRRVALDLMAQKLIRAVESRRQLEEVLVDFWFNHFNVSAEKGPVRWMVTSYERDAIRPHVFGRFRELLGATARHPAMLFYLDNWTSVRDGFEPGRRRGIPPALRKNARGLNENYARELLELHTLGVDGGYTQEDVRDVARVFTGWSLNKPRAAPAFVFRADAHDTGAKLVLGHPLPAGGGQQEGEQVLDMLARHPSTARFIATKLARKFVADEPPAALVDRLARVFLETDGELRAVYSALFTAPEFWADAAWSAKTKTPLELVASSIRALGGTTDGGLPLARAVERMGEPLYRAPAPTGYPEHATPWVNAGALVTRLNFALALSANRVRGTAVEVMGLAPGAKASDAGALVDSLALRLLYEPLSPQTRTTLLAALDPGDEGRMPDGEVRPVDVRRAVGLLLGSPEFQKQ; this is encoded by the coding sequence ATGGATGTGAACGCTCGTCGGACAGCGCTGTGGTGCCTGGTGGCCCTCCTCGCCGTGGGGTGTGCCTCGACCTCCAAGCCCGCCTCGGCGTCCTCCGCTCCCACCGTTCCCGTCCTGACCCTCCCCGATACCGGCTGGAGCGAGGACAGGCGCGCCCTGCATGCCTTGCGACGCCTCGCCTATGGCCCCTCGCCCCGGGATTGGGAGGAGGTACGACGGGTCGGCGTCGCTCGGTGGCTCAGCCAGCAGCTCCACCCCGAGTCCATCCCCGATGACGCCGTGGCCGCGCGCCTGGAGCCGCTGTCCACGCTCCGCCTCAGCACCGAAGATCTGATGACCCGCTACCCACCGCTCCGCCAGCAGGCCCGCGAGCTGGGCGTGCCCCTGGACACTCCGGAGGACCGCCGAGAGCTGACCGCCATGCTCGGCGCGGATGCCCTGCCCCGCCGCGTGGCCCTGGACCTCATGGCCCAGAAGCTCATCCGAGCCGTGGAGAGCCGACGCCAGCTCGAAGAGGTGCTCGTCGACTTCTGGTTCAACCACTTCAACGTCTCGGCGGAGAAGGGGCCCGTGCGATGGATGGTCACCTCCTATGAGCGGGACGCCATCCGCCCCCATGTCTTCGGGCGCTTCCGCGAGCTGCTCGGAGCCACGGCGCGCCACCCGGCCATGCTCTTCTACCTGGACAACTGGACGAGCGTCCGTGACGGCTTCGAGCCCGGCCGACGCCGGGGCATTCCTCCCGCCCTCCGAAAGAACGCGCGCGGCCTCAACGAGAACTACGCGCGCGAGCTGCTGGAGCTGCACACGCTCGGAGTGGACGGTGGCTACACCCAGGAGGACGTGCGCGACGTGGCCCGCGTCTTCACCGGCTGGTCCCTCAACAAGCCTCGCGCTGCCCCCGCCTTCGTCTTCCGCGCGGACGCGCACGACACGGGCGCGAAGCTCGTGCTGGGGCACCCGCTCCCCGCTGGAGGTGGACAGCAGGAGGGAGAGCAGGTGCTCGACATGCTCGCCCGCCACCCTTCCACCGCGCGCTTCATCGCCACCAAGCTGGCCCGCAAGTTCGTCGCGGACGAACCTCCCGCCGCGCTGGTGGACCGGCTCGCCCGGGTGTTCCTCGAGACCGATGGAGAGCTGCGCGCCGTGTACTCCGCCCTCTTCACCGCTCCGGAGTTCTGGGCCGATGCGGCCTGGAGCGCCAAGACGAAGACACCGCTGGAGCTGGTGGCCTCCAGCATCCGCGCATTGGGCGGAACCACCGACGGTGGTCTCCCGCTGGCCCGCGCCGTGGAGCGCATGGGCGAGCCGCTCTACCGGGCCCCCGCCCCCACCGGCTACCCCGAGCACGCCACGCCCTGGGTCAACGCGGGCGCCCTGGTGACCCGCCTGAACTTCGCCCTCGCCCTCTCCGCCAACCGGGTGCGCGGCACCGCCGTGGAGGTGATGGGGCTCGCACCCGGCGCGAAGGCCTCGGATGCGGGCGCGCTGGTGGACTCGCTCGCGCTCCGCCTCCTCTATGAGCCCCTCTCTCCCCAGACGCGCACCACGCTCCTGGCCGCGCTGGATCCGGGCGACGAGGGGCGCATGCCCGACGGCGAGGTGCGCCCCGTGGATGTCCGCCGCGCGGTCGGTCTCCTCCTCGGCTCCCCCGAGTTCCAGAAGCAGTGA
- a CDS encoding cobalamin-binding protein yields the protein MNARLASLLSTAPRHPQRIVCMTEETTETLYRIGAGDLVVGVSGFTVRPPEARKKPRVSSFLDANFERILELKPDLVLGFSDLQADLGRELCKRGVPVYLFNQRSIAEILQTVRVVGALVGRAEAAERLADELTANLERHAEAAEKLPRRPRIFFEEWHEPLISGIRWCSELVELVGGEDVCRESREHPEAKGRIYTPESVAQRDPEAVIASWCGRKAKREKIVTRPGWATVRAVVDDQLYEVKSSFILQPGPAALTDGVDQLARIVAAVARGEKLPPPRTGDLRAA from the coding sequence ATGAATGCCCGACTCGCCAGCCTGCTCTCCACCGCGCCGCGCCATCCCCAGCGCATCGTCTGCATGACGGAGGAGACGACGGAGACGCTGTACCGCATCGGAGCGGGAGACCTGGTGGTGGGGGTGTCGGGCTTCACGGTGCGTCCGCCGGAGGCGCGCAAGAAGCCGCGGGTGAGCTCGTTCCTGGACGCCAACTTCGAGCGCATCCTGGAGCTGAAGCCGGACCTGGTGCTGGGGTTCTCGGACCTGCAGGCGGACCTGGGGCGGGAGCTGTGCAAGCGCGGCGTGCCCGTGTACCTGTTCAACCAGCGCTCGATCGCGGAGATCCTTCAGACCGTTCGCGTGGTGGGAGCCCTGGTGGGCAGGGCCGAGGCGGCGGAGAGGCTAGCGGACGAGCTGACGGCGAACCTGGAGCGGCACGCGGAGGCTGCGGAGAAGCTGCCACGCCGCCCGCGAATCTTCTTCGAGGAGTGGCACGAGCCGCTCATCTCCGGCATCCGCTGGTGCTCCGAGCTGGTGGAGCTGGTCGGCGGCGAGGACGTCTGCCGCGAGTCGCGGGAGCACCCCGAGGCGAAGGGACGCATCTACACACCCGAGAGCGTGGCGCAGCGGGACCCCGAGGCCGTCATCGCGAGCTGGTGTGGCCGGAAGGCGAAGCGGGAGAAGATCGTCACGCGTCCGGGCTGGGCGACGGTGCGAGCGGTGGTGGACGATCAGCTCTACGAGGTGAAGAGCAGCTTCATCCTCCAGCCGGGCCCGGCGGCGCTCACGGACGGTGTGGACCAGCTCGCGCGCATCGTGGCGGCGGTGGCACGCGGCGAGAAGCTGCCTCCTCCACGGACGGGAGATCTCCGGGCGGCTTGA